GATTGCCCGGTCATCGCCGTCCCCACCAGTGTCGGCTATGGAGCCAGCTTTGGGGGCGTCACGGCGCTGCTCGGCATGCTCAACAGCTGCGCGTCGAATGTCACCGTAGTGAACATCGATGCGGGATTCAAAGCCGGTTACGTTGCCGGGCTGATTGCCACACGCGCCCACGACGCCCGACGCTCGCAGTAACGCTTGTTCGTCGCCGCCTCCCCTCGAAAAACGTTGTTTTTGAGTCAAAAATGAGTAATTCGCCACTTCCCAAGCTCTCGCCACGCCAGCGTGCGAGTCACAAAGGGGACTTTGGTCGTGTGCTGATCGTCGGCGGATCGAAGGGAATGGCAGGGGCCGTGGCGCTCGCGGGAATCAGCTCCCTGCGGATGGGAGCAGGGCTCGTTCGGCTAGCTATCCCTGAACCGATTGCCAATCTCGTCGCCAGCTTCGAGCCGTCGTATATGACGGTTTCGCTCCCCACCGACGATGGCGTGCGGGGCTCCATTCGCGCCTACCACGAACTGGTGAAGGAGATCGAGTGGGCCGATGTCGTGGCAATCGGGCCGGGTCTAGGACAATCCAAAGACCTGGCGCAGCTGGTGCGTTGGCTCTTCGACCGGACTGAGAAACCGGCGATTTTCGACGCCGATGCACTCAACATGCTCTCCCCTCTCGATCTGTCGGCCCGGCCCGCAGGACCACGAATTTT
This window of the Pirellula staleyi DSM 6068 genome carries:
- a CDS encoding NAD(P)H-hydrate dehydratase; translated protein: MSNSPLPKLSPRQRASHKGDFGRVLIVGGSKGMAGAVALAGISSLRMGAGLVRLAIPEPIANLVASFEPSYMTVSLPTDDGVRGSIRAYHELVKEIEWADVVAIGPGLGQSKDLAQLVRWLFDRTEKPAIFDADALNMLSPLDLSARPAGPRILTPHPGELRRLAGKPLASRDEQIKAAQSIAAKLGVIVLVKGEGTAITDGQTTALNTTGNPGMATGGSGDALTGIIAALVGQKLSPLEAAILGAHLHGLAGDLAAAELGEISLIASDLPRFLPRAIQQYQRDTASPV